From one Peptoniphilaceae bacterium AMB_02 genomic stretch:
- a CDS encoding biotin carboxylase N-terminal domain-containing protein has translation MFKKVLIANRGEIALRVIRACKELGIETVTVHSTEDKDQLHVKLSDYSYCIGPARASDSYLNIPSIVTVAAETGCDALHPGYGFLSENPEFVKVLEDLDIKFIGPSAQTIMDMGDKAKAREMMIANGVPVVPGSDSEVDTIEEAKKIAREIGYPILVKASRGGGGKGMRRIYSEEELEEGYLSAKQEAAASFGSDGVYIEKLVMDPKHIEFQILRDNFGNTIHLGERHCSIQRRNQKLIEESPAKGMTEELRAEMGGSCNQSSNSF, from the coding sequence ATGTTTAAGAAAGTATTGATAGCAAACCGGGGAGAGATAGCTTTAAGAGTTATCAGAGCTTGCAAGGAGCTGGGGATAGAAACTGTAACCGTTCATTCCACAGAGGATAAGGACCAGTTACATGTAAAACTGTCCGATTATTCTTATTGTATAGGACCTGCCAGAGCAAGTGACTCATATTTAAATATACCTTCAATTGTAACCGTAGCTGCAGAGACGGGCTGTGATGCTCTTCATCCCGGCTACGGATTTTTATCTGAAAATCCTGAATTCGTAAAGGTGCTCGAAGATTTAGATATAAAATTCATCGGTCCTTCCGCTCAAACCATTATGGACATGGGAGATAAAGCTAAGGCCAGAGAGATGATGATTGCAAATGGAGTACCTGTAGTACCGGGCTCTGATTCAGAAGTGGATACGATTGAAGAAGCAAAAAAAATCGCTAGAGAGATAGGATATCCAATACTTGTAAAAGCGTCAAGAGGTGGCGGTGGGAAAGGTATGAGGAGAATCTACAGCGAAGAGGAATTGGAAGAAGGATATCTGTCAGCCAAACAAGAGGCAGCAGCATCTTTCGGTTCGGATGGAGTGTATATAGAAAAACTCGTAATGGATCCTAAGCATATAGAATTTCAAATTTTAAGGGATAATTTTGGAAATACCATTCATCTTGGGGAGAGACATTGCTCCATACAGAGGAGAAATCAAAAACTTATTGAAGAATCTCCGGCAAAGGGCATGACCGAGGAACTTAGAGCAGAAATGGGTGGAAGCTGCAATCAAAGCAGCAATAGCTTCTAA
- a CDS encoding biotin/lipoyl-containing protein: MKKEDIIELLREFDKSSLTVLDLKDEGFELSLKKKTKIVKLGDSAVENIVYDFKPEESESVQSENFYVEAPLVASFYRAPSPESDPFIEIGDYVQKGQVLFILEAMKMINEIKSPVSGRVVNIFPKNGELVQFGDRVVEIEAEDV; encoded by the coding sequence ATGAAAAAAGAGGATATTATTGAATTATTAAGGGAATTTGACAAATCGTCTCTCACAGTCCTCGATTTAAAAGATGAAGGCTTTGAATTGAGTCTTAAAAAGAAGACCAAGATTGTAAAGCTTGGCGATTCAGCGGTTGAAAACATAGTATATGATTTTAAGCCTGAAGAAAGTGAAAGTGTACAAAGTGAAAATTTCTATGTAGAAGCGCCTTTAGTCGCTTCTTTTTATAGAGCACCTTCACCGGAAAGTGATCCTTTCATAGAGATTGGAGATTATGTACAAAAAGGTCAAGTACTTTTCATACTCGAGGCAATGAAGATGATAAATGAAATCAAATCTCCGGTCTCCGGAAGAGTTGTAAATATATTTCCGAAAAATGGAGAATTGGTTCAATTTGGAGACAGAGTTGTAGAAATAGAGGCTGAAGATGTTTAA
- the acpP gene encoding acyl carrier protein — protein sequence MTFDKVVEIIVENLGVNAEEVKPESKLIEDLGADSLDAVELSMALEDEFGITIEDEEFAGLVTVEDVVNYIDNK from the coding sequence ATGACATTTGATAAAGTTGTAGAAATAATAGTTGAGAACTTAGGGGTAAATGCAGAAGAGGTTAAACCGGAATCAAAGCTGATTGAGGATTTGGGTGCAGATTCACTGGATGCTGTAGAACTTTCAATGGCACTTGAAGACGAGTTTGGAATTACTATCGAAGATGAAGAGTTTGCAGGTCTTGTAACAGTAGAAGACGTTGTAAATTATATCGACAATAAGTAG
- a CDS encoding DUF4368 domain-containing protein encodes MAKAYDEEENLLQKRIAELEETITKSQEEELNVESFLKLVRKYTDIKALDPEIIRTFVDKIYVEQSEKVPGTNLKKQTIWIYWNFIGKIDI; translated from the coding sequence ATGGCTAAAGCTTATGATGAAGAAGAAAATCTACTTCAAAAAAGAATAGCTGAACTTGAAGAAACTATTACAAAATCGCAGGAAGAAGAACTTAATGTGGAATCATTCCTAAAACTTGTTAGAAAGTACACGGATATTAAGGCACTTGATCCAGAAATAATTAGAACTTTTGTAGACAAGATTTATGTAGAGCAATCAGAAAAAGTTCCAGGTACAAATTTAAAGAAACAAACCATTTGGATTTATTGGAACTTTATAGGGAAAATTGACATATAA
- a CDS encoding sigma-70 family RNA polymerase sigma factor: MDKKEYYLYIAGKAVKVSEKIYKVYWREKEHEKYLEQVDKKNHLLFFSSLDHDGHYVDNIVDESVNVEKIVETQLMIEAVRKAISRLKDEERDIIERLYFNDETLRSVARLKSITHPALIKRRNKILEKLKKFIEDL; this comes from the coding sequence ATGGATAAAAAGGAATATTACCTTTATATTGCTGGAAAAGCAGTTAAGGTGAGTGAGAAAATATACAAAGTCTACTGGCGGGAAAAAGAACACGAAAAGTATTTAGAGCAGGTGGACAAGAAAAACCACTTGCTCTTTTTTTCATCATTGGATCATGATGGACATTATGTAGACAATATCGTTGATGAAAGTGTTAATGTAGAAAAGATTGTTGAAACGCAGCTGATGATTGAGGCAGTCAGGAAAGCTATATCAAGATTAAAAGATGAAGAAAGGGACATCATTGAGCGTTTGTACTTTAATGACGAAACGCTTCGATCAGTAGCAAGATTAAAAAGTATTACACATCCGGCTTTAATCAAGAGAAGAAATAAAATCCTTGAGAAACTGAAAAAGTTTATCGAGGATCTATAA
- a CDS encoding ABC transporter permease yields MTVLAILKKNIKWRYHNALTVIITILQPILWLVIYSAVAGKTMKNTGIENYTSYIFPGLIILVSFSVCGSSGIMNYMMKSDGSFYRILIAPVNRSSIILGQILEAVVCTFFEVGIMAIISLLFSAKVFSGFTNTLIIFSLIFLTAFFMACISYGISLILPNEMMYETVMNAIVLPIFFLSSALFPVDEISGILKVVINLNPFTHVINSIRSMLITGTFKTIEIYGSISLLCLLCLVGFIFANRQLTKEMDL; encoded by the coding sequence TTGACTGTTTTAGCAATATTGAAGAAGAACATAAAATGGCGTTATCACAATGCCTTAACTGTGATAATCACCATTTTGCAACCAATTCTCTGGCTTGTTATATATAGTGCAGTTGCAGGGAAAACTATGAAAAATACCGGAATAGAAAATTATACTTCATATATTTTTCCCGGATTGATTATTCTTGTAAGTTTTTCCGTTTGTGGAAGTAGTGGGATTATGAATTATATGATGAAATCCGATGGAAGTTTTTATCGAATTTTAATTGCACCTGTCAATAGAAGTTCTATTATATTAGGACAAATATTAGAAGCTGTTGTATGTACCTTTTTTGAAGTGGGCATTATGGCAATCATAAGTCTATTGTTTTCAGCTAAGGTATTTAGCGGATTTACAAATACATTGATTATCTTTTCTTTAATATTCTTAACAGCATTTTTCATGGCTTGTATTTCTTATGGAATAAGTTTGATACTTCCCAATGAAATGATGTATGAAACAGTGATGAATGCGATTGTATTACCAATATTTTTTCTTAGTTCAGCTTTATTTCCAGTTGATGAAATTAGCGGAATTTTAAAGGTAGTCATAAACTTGAATCCTTTTACTCATGTTATTAACAGTATACGCTCAATGTTAATCACAGGTACATTTAAAACAATAGAAATATATGGCTCTATATCTTTGCTTTGTTTACTATGTTTAGTTGGTTTTATATTTGCAAACAGGCAATTAACAAAAGAGATGGATTTGTAG